A segment of the Catenuloplanes nepalensis genome:
CGTAGCCGATCGCCTCGTTGTTGATCCAGCCGGTCACGAGGCCGAAGTCGCTGGTTATGGCATATCGCTGGACTAGGCGCATCCACCAGTCATCCGGTGAATACCAGGGTTCATGCAATAGTTCGGCATGACTTGACGCATATATGGGCACTAGCGTCTCGTGCATTGTGATAGCTTCGCTGGGTCCATGGGTGCGCAGTGCAAGAGTTGGGGCGGCGCTCATTATTTGATTGTCTCAATCTGTTGGTTGCTCAATAGGAAGTCGCGATATGCAGTGACTTCGGGGATTTTGTAGTCATCGGCAGGAATTGCCGCGTCAACTTTCTGTGCGAGGTCTACGATAGGTTGAATCTGTTCTGTCGTGGATAGGGATTGAAGGATGCTGAGTGCATGTGTCGTTGCGGCGCGGGAGTCGCCAATTTTTTGCAGGCAAAGAGCTCGCTGTAACTCGATTTGAGCTGGCCCTCGGAGGTACGTAGGTGGATAAAGGGATATTGCGGCGTCCTGTGCTGAGGATGCGCACTCGTAGTCGCCGGTGTGAGAGTAAACGTACGATTCGGTGAAGTGCTGGCGATCGGGTGACCATCCAAAGACTGATTCGCCGTCCTTCATCATGTTGATGGGTATCGAGGTGCAGATTTCCAGGAATGCCGGGAGCTGGGCCTTCGCTTCCTCGGCTCGGCCGGCCAGCGCGAGGACTTGGGCTCTGCCTCCAAGTAGCTCCACTTTTGTGGGGGCAGGGGCGTCCTGCAGCTCGTCCAAATACGCGTCGGCTAGCGCTATTATCAATCCGGTCGGCCGTTGTTCATACAGGCTGCGGACGACCTCGCGGCCTCGCACCCAAGCGCGTGCGGCCGGATCTTGCGATCGGTCCGCGAGGGATCGGGCGGTGCGCCACCATCGACGGCCCTCATGTAGCCGACCTAGGTTTGCCACGGTCATTGCCATCAATGCAGCGAGTAGGGCCCCGCACCGCCGGAGATCTTGCGCGGCTGCGCCCGAGCGGTGCTCCTCGACGGCATATTGTAAGGCGAGGATGTCGATGGATAGCGCTTCAAGCATTGCGTGTGGTGCGGAGGACTGGTAGGCGAAGCCGTGCTCTCGTACGATCTCGTGCCACTCCTCGACTGACGCCTCACTGCGTGCGGCCAGTGCTTCGCTCAGCCCGTGCCGGGCTAGCTCCAGGGACACCGCTGCAGCCATAGCTCCTGTATGGATGAACTCGCGTCGGTTCATAGCACTCACTCCTCGTGGAACGATGATCCCAGCGTGAGCGGCGGCCAACGCGAGATCGGTGTAGCGGTTCGGTCCTCGTAGCCCCGGTGACAGCGTGGCCAGTCGGTCGCGCCGTGCTGCTTCGGCCAGCTCTGTCCCTCCTCCCAGGATCGTATCTAGTGTGACGGCGTCTTCGTCGCGGACGCTGCCATCCGAGCACTGCATCAGACGGTGGATCTTGCTCTTGGCCATCTTGGCTTGGTTCTCGACCTCTCGCAGGCTTAAGCCTCGTGCGGTCATTAGTCGACGCAGCGTTGCGCCGAAGGTCTCACCGTTGTTGATCATTGATCCTCCTGTCGGTGAAATGCATGGTCAGGCTGTCCCTGTCTGTCCCATCTGAAAGAGGGACAAGGTGTGTCTTTCGTTTGTTGCTTGATCTGCGCCATATTCGATCACGGAATGACGTGAGACGCATCAAGCAATTTACGCCCGGAACATCCGTTAACGACAGTGCTGCTCCCTCGCGTCGGAGAACGACCGGCGGCGAATGCCGAGGTGCGTCTCGCGCTGGCTCGGCCACTCCTATGGCACGGAGCGAGGGCTATTTGGTGTGGCGCCTCAGCGCTTCGGCATTACCTCGGAGAAAGGACACCGCGATGGATCTATTGATCGGCGTGGCCTGGATCGTACGGCCGCGCCCACGAACGGCGGTGACCGCCCAGGTTCGGGCGGACCAGGACGATCTTGCTGCAGTTTGCACCGCCAACACCTCTCGGCGGGGTGCGCGGCGTCGAGCGGTGGCGGCGCGGTGAGTCGTACGTTGGCGCGCCGGACGTTGAGCACGAGCGCGTTGCTGGTGTTCGCGGTGGGGGCGAGTTCTCCGCTGACGGTTTTGGCCGGTGGTATTCCGACGATGTATCAGCGGACCGGTGTTCCCGGTGTCCCGGTGTCGTTCCTGGTGATGACCGCGGTGTTCGGTGTGCTGCTGGTCGGGTATGTGGCGATGTCGCGGCATGTGCCGCACGGCGCCCCGTTCTACGCCCAGGTGGCGCAGGCGGTGAATCCCGCAGCGGGTGTGGCCGTGGGGATGGTGGCGCTACTCGGCTACAACGCGATCCAGATCTCGTTGTTCGGGCTGCTGTCGGATTCGGTGACGGCGCA
Coding sequences within it:
- a CDS encoding helix-turn-helix domain-containing protein, which encodes MINNGETFGATLRRLMTARGLSLREVENQAKMAKSKIHRLMQCSDGSVRDEDAVTLDTILGGGTELAEAARRDRLATLSPGLRGPNRYTDLALAAAHAGIIVPRGVSAMNRREFIHTGAMAAAVSLELARHGLSEALAARSEASVEEWHEIVREHGFAYQSSAPHAMLEALSIDILALQYAVEEHRSGAAAQDLRRCGALLAALMAMTVANLGRLHEGRRWWRTARSLADRSQDPAARAWVRGREVVRSLYEQRPTGLIIALADAYLDELQDAPAPTKVELLGGRAQVLALAGRAEEAKAQLPAFLEICTSIPINMMKDGESVFGWSPDRQHFTESYVYSHTGDYECASSAQDAAISLYPPTYLRGPAQIELQRALCLQKIGDSRAATTHALSILQSLSTTEQIQPIVDLAQKVDAAIPADDYKIPEVTAYRDFLLSNQQIETIK